In one Nocardia tengchongensis genomic region, the following are encoded:
- a CDS encoding DUF4254 domain-containing protein, with product MTMSIAGVLPTAPQLLCAFQGRRFQDRVLLRSAHALAELHERRAEVRDPMMVSEIDCRRGELVDDINDWVEQELPQHRNGATMHTESLGAVVDRMARSWVEANQVIDHEGASSDNTHKHWYHLAELVDGYTDLVFDVAGGRRRLPEQ from the coding sequence ATGACCATGTCGATAGCCGGCGTTCTGCCGACGGCTCCGCAATTGCTCTGTGCGTTCCAGGGGAGGCGATTTCAAGATCGAGTATTGCTGCGGTCGGCGCACGCGCTAGCCGAACTGCACGAACGGCGCGCCGAGGTAAGGGATCCCATGATGGTCAGCGAGATCGATTGCCGCCGCGGCGAACTCGTTGACGATATCAACGATTGGGTGGAACAGGAACTGCCACAGCACCGCAACGGCGCCACCATGCACACCGAGAGCCTGGGCGCGGTCGTGGACCGCATGGCCCGGAGCTGGGTCGAAGCCAATCAGGTGATCGATCACGAGGGCGCTTCCAGTGATAACACCCATAAACACTGGTACCATCTGGCCGAACTGGTGGACGGCTACACTGATCTCGTATTCGACGTGGCCGGTGGCCGTCGCCGTTTACCAGAACAATGA
- a CDS encoding helix-turn-helix transcriptional regulator → MAGKRTVLTVRLRRLAAMLHEMRESAQLSKEVVSAKTGINVTTLYRIETAQARPQRRTLTAMLDLYGIGEPQRSDALQLLVDALRPGMARSFEDAVSEVYGAYINFEAEALSARFFQSTFVPGLLQTEAYASAVYQTTMPKVSDQVIEQRIRARQERSKVLTKDNPLELWVVLDEAVIRRMVGGPEVMNQQFSQLLDHTNKRNVILQILPFDAGAHPGMLGSFTLLDFPDPADPELVYVEGIASDELIEGHSEVRRYGVMFDQLRAMALSPRDSIAMISETMATLGG, encoded by the coding sequence ATGGCAGGCAAGCGCACCGTGCTCACCGTCCGTTTGCGGAGGCTGGCCGCGATGCTCCACGAGATGCGGGAGAGCGCCCAGCTCAGCAAAGAAGTGGTCAGCGCCAAGACCGGCATCAACGTCACCACGCTGTACCGGATCGAGACCGCTCAGGCCCGGCCGCAGCGCCGCACCCTGACGGCCATGCTGGACCTCTACGGCATCGGCGAGCCGCAGCGTTCAGACGCCTTGCAGTTGCTGGTCGACGCGTTACGTCCCGGCATGGCAAGGTCTTTCGAGGATGCCGTGTCCGAGGTGTACGGCGCCTACATCAACTTCGAGGCCGAGGCGCTGTCCGCGCGCTTCTTCCAATCCACCTTCGTCCCGGGCCTGCTGCAGACCGAGGCGTACGCCAGCGCGGTCTACCAGACCACCATGCCCAAGGTGTCGGATCAGGTTATCGAGCAACGGATCCGGGCGCGCCAGGAGCGCTCGAAGGTGCTCACCAAGGACAATCCGCTGGAGCTGTGGGTGGTGCTCGACGAGGCCGTCATCCGGCGCATGGTCGGCGGGCCGGAGGTGATGAACCAACAGTTCAGTCAGCTGCTCGACCACACCAACAAGCGGAACGTGATCCTGCAGATCCTGCCCTTCGACGCCGGCGCGCACCCGGGCATGCTGGGCTCCTTCACCCTGCTCGACTTCCCCGACCCCGCCGACCCCGAACTGGTCTACGTGGAGGGTATCGCCAGCGACGAGTTGATCGAGGGCCATTCCGAGGTCCGCCGCTACGGGGTGATGTTCGACCAGCTCCGGGCCATGGCGCTGAGCCCGCGCGACTCGATCGCCATGATCTCGGAGACCATGGCCACCCTGGGCGGCTGA